The genomic region agcgtctaaaaataaacaaacaaaagcgTTTagatcatattcaaacttaaaatcagcaggcttttattttggcgggttgccaGCAAGTAAGTATTTGCGCTTCTGTATTTAGCGCTGCAGCTGATTAAAGACAGGTGCAGGGttttggctagcggacccccacctgctgttagcattccattgactcccattcattttggcgtcactttgacagtgaataactttacatctgaggcgtttaaagactccacttgtccattaattatttctaaagaaccaCGAAattgtataaaaggctccattaccttgtatcttacgttatggccccgtagaagcagtttttgtaaaaaataggctaacgattgcgtcataacctgcgactctctgtcgcacagtagagaaattaccgtatggacaggagaagCAGCTTGCAgataatcttttactgtctatgtggcAATCTGGggaacgtggaggcataaagtcaagggagataagtTATCAAAATACTTACCacaatttgctcctgttcacactcgccttctctgcaagatgcggtgggtgattcagatttctcttggcacagggattagaagacttacaattgtcagacaggttgctcacgtgacatctatgtcatcaagctcagtttgagtctgcacagtacgcctgacccccaggaagtgcgtgcttctaattgacttcacttgtcgctgtgtccatttcttttactgtctatgattaaAGAGCGttagtggatgaatgtcacagttttgcattgtgctttgaaaacagcatggcatagcctagatttatgctttcaggttgaaaataaaacttatatagtacagtttgtgatctaaaatggtaattgtgcattaacagctgtcaaccatgtcggtacgcaaatgcgctgtctgaacatatttatattacgcattttttattttggtcgcgcatgcggaccagcggaccacttatgtgcacccctgtatatacatgtaaaaataagtaaatattttcaaaacatttgctgtatgtgtgtctttatatatacattataaatatacacactacTACATACACATGTTatgtaaactgttttttttttaatgcagtttaaatcacgattaatcatttgacagcactaatataggATCTATATATAGTCTTagttttaaaatttagttttaaattaagTGTTACTCTCTTGCATAATAGTCCTGCTGtttatcaaatgaaaaatatgaaaatccaCATATAAATAATTATGTGGTCATAAAAATGTAGTTTAGCAATTTTAGCTTGTTACAACCGGACACTGCTGAAGCGGCTTTAGATTTGATTGAACTATTTGTATATGTAGGGCAGGCTAAATAGAAATTGTGGAATGGatgtcttttttctctctctatttgtCACATTTCACATGTTTTCAAGAGTTCCTCTCACCAAAATAAGTCTTTTGGAAGGAcaaacttttaatgttttttcagtTATAAATGATAGTTTTACCAAACTGGCTGGGCTTTCCAGAAGGTCACAGATGAGGACGCCAAGGATAAACTTAAAAATCTGTCTTATTTAAACGGTTCAACATGGGATAACACTATTGCACTGTAGATATGCATGCAGCATGTCACAGTGATCTCAAACTACCCATTTGTTTTACAGGAAGAagttaaaataaagataaaggacctaaatgaacacattgtgTGCTACCTCTGTGCAGGATACTTTATCGACGCAACCACCATCACAGAATGTCTCCATACATGTAAGCATTTCTCTCCAAATAACATATAACAATAACTCTCAAATGAACACAGATTTATAGCAGCCTACATCTCAGTTATCATTTGTGATACATGCAGAAGAAATTCCTTAGCTGTGTTGTTAAACTTTATACTTACTCCTATTCATTCTACCATCTCTCTGCAGTCTGCAAGAGTTGCATTGTGAAGTATCTCCAGACCAGCAAGTATTGTCCGATGTGTAACATTAAAATCCACGAAACACAGCCATTGCTGAATCTAAAGCTGGACAGAGTTATGCAAGACATTGTCTACAAACTAGTCCCAGGTCTACAAGAGAGTGAGTACAGTGAATAGGATCATTTGAACCTGAGTATCACTTTGTCTCCTGGTCAGTCATGGTTAAATATCCATCTGGTCTTCTCAGGTGAAGACAAACGAATTAAAGAATTCTATCAGTCACGAGGTCTTGAACGCATCCTACAGCCGTCTGGAGAAGGTCAGTGACACCATGTGGATAGATGCTGCAgttgatttgattttattaagATTGTTATTAagtatgtttgttttttcttgtagATTCAGTTCCAGATAATACGGGATTACCCTACACAAGCTTTGACCACTCCAAAGCACATTTCTACAGATACGATGAACAGGTCTCTCTGTGTTTGGAGAGGCAAAGGTAGGAAGACAGCAGCAAAGCTTATTATGGGTTTTCCCCCACGAGTTATCTTTTAAtactttaagattttttaaaaagaaattaatacttttattcatcaagaatgcattaaattgcttaaaaaaaattacaataaagacatttataatattactaaaGATTTTAATTTAACCAGGTCTTTGTCATTTTTAACTGGATAATTTTCcattttgaatattaaaaaccATAGCTTCACCTGAATGGTACCTAACTTGGTGACTTTTATGGCACTTGGTATATGAACACAAAACAAATTGAGGGCATGATACGAAAAAGCTAAGTggtcgtaaaaaaaaatagtcacactCATTGTCTttggtcaaaaatgaccgaccataggaaatgaatgggatatgggaaaaaaaaaacgaaaatactgaaatatgtatgtgtacaatctacaaatcctcaacaatgcagaaaaaaatgcACAGCAATGAAGGGATGAAGCTCAGTGCAAAATCAACACACCAACTCACACATgctcagacacaaacacacttgtaaacacacacacacacacacacacatctatgaaCTGGTGCGACTGTAACACTGcaactatgtaaaataaaatcaataattagactacaatgcagtaaaaaagtGGACGGAAAGGAAGGGGttacactctaaaacatcaagagtgaaAAACCGATACATCCACTCACACCAACTTCCTTACACACACtcccagacacacacatacagaattatACATACTCAAATAAATTGGTATGGCTATAACCATGTAGCCAAAATGAGTCAGAAGagtgaaatactgaaataagaGGTTAAAATCAGATCAGACCCAGTCTGTTCAGACCcagtttttgttacatttttatagaattttaatgttttgtgtaacaatctgttttctgtgtttagGTTTGAATGTggcaataataatgcaaaaacctacacttcaaatcaacatttaaaacaacaaaaaatataaacaattaaatacatttaaatccacaacctaataaaagtaaacaattatgtttaaaaacaacTAAAGAATTCACAAAACTCTCTATAGAGTCCTACAGGAATCTAGTggttaaatatctaaaaaataaatatggtaaaaaaaaatatatcataaatattaattagtaccATGAAATTCTCTGAAAatacaaaagggaaaaaaataacaaaaatatataaaattgattttactgaagaaaaaaaacacatttcaggtGTGTGGTCACTTTTGAGCGTGAAGACCATGAGTGTGACTCCCAAATGACGGGGTtaaaaaatactgttcttttgaactttctatttatcaaagaatcctttaaaaaaagaatcccagttaccacaaaaaaatattaaacagcacaaatgttttcagcattgataataataagaagaaatgtttcttgagcagcacatcagcatattagaatgatttctgaaggatcatgtgacactgaagactggagtaatgatgctgaaaatacagctttgcatcacaggaataaattgcatttttaaatatacttgaataaaaaacagttaatttaaactgtaataatatctcacaatattactgttttactgtactatcaaattaatgcagccttggtgagcataagagacttcttttaaaacaaaacaaaaaaatcgtaCTTGCTTAAAGCTTTTGAATGGCTAGTGTAGGTGcatcaaaataattatattacaatccttttttatcttgtttttacaGCTCATCATTTTCTgggaaagacaaaaataaattaactctTCAGGTAAGACAACAGACAGAGGAGGAATATGAATGTACATTGATTCACTCTCAAGAAAACCTTAATATtggttgttgatttttttttaaatattagaataaatgatacatttgtttattttatattgttatgttCCTGCAGCAGAAATTTGTGCGTTGTTCTGTCAGGGCTGAGGTACGACATCTGAGGAAAGTGTTATGTCATCGACTTAACGTGGAAAAACACCaggtatgacttttttttctttgtcttgcTTTATAGAGCCATTGCTTTTACATTTGCATACCAGAAAGCCACATAATTGTGGAAGTtttacattacattcagttcagtcattcctatctatctatctacacacacacacagatttttgTTGTTAGCAAACGTAACTAAGACACTGTATTAGACAAAAAGACTACTTTTGATTATGTAAATGCATGTATGATTTGTACATCCCAATTAGGACAATTTGTTGTTCAATTCTATAATAGAAAGAATCAAAGTTCAAATAGGATGACCagctaaaaatagattttttaattgtgaaatgtatttggGAGAGATAGATTTTTAACTAAACCTCTTATTGTTTCCATCTTCCTGCCCTGTTGTCTTCTCTCTTCATTGTGTGCTCTTTGTTGCTGCAGGTCCAGATGTTATTCAATAATGAGTCTCTCCCAGATCACATGACCATGAAGCGTCTCTGGctgtctcactggtttggaaaggTATTGTAGTCTCAAGCGTCTCCAGCTAATTTCATACCGCATTCTTTCACACTATCAGCCCGTTTGCCTTTCCCTGTAGGTGGGATCTTCATTTCTGTAGTGATTTACTGTGCTctgttttactcactgaaagaaTCTTCTGAGGGGAATCACAGGCAGAGATTTATTAGTACTAGGAGAAGCCATATGCTTGATGTCGCCTTATGGTCTGAAATATGCAGTGGAAGTGCTATTCTCCATATTGTTTCATGGTGTGTGGGGTGTCAAAGCGTTGTGAGAATTTAGCACAAGTAATTCCATGCTTCATACGTTTTTAAGAGCGACGGATGAAGTTCTGCCCGCAGTCTCTGTTTTTTAGTATCAGTCAAAACTACTGATAGTTTGTTAAAGCTTTCATTCATGTTCTGTTTTCCTCTGTCTCCCTTTTAGGCACAACCACTGGTACTCCATTATGCTATAAAAGACAAACGGACAAGATAGGATTATGTGAAAATATCAACTggtgtaaatattttgtattccaCATATTCTATTTTAATAGCTTTCTGTGCACATatacttattttttttgttttgtatttttttaaataaattttaagtgGTAAAAAATATTGGGTTCATTTTgtattatatgtatgtgtgtgtacttttctctcttttttacttaaattacttAAGTGCAAgatgtaaacaaatatttaatctttATATGAACATAAATTATGTGTAGTCTTGTTGAAGTCGAAATGAAGACTTTTGCAATTTGTATTTAGATCGCCAGTGTTTTTAGAAATGAACCACTAGGGTGCAGTGTTGGTCTTCAAGAGAGCCCAGACAACGATCTCCTTCGGTCACCTCACGATGACTCTATTAGGATCATCTCAAGGCATTTTTCATCTCTGAATATGTAGCGATCTGAAGATGCAATAGCCTAAAGACCTTCGGCAGAATGTCTAGTAGAATCGcctactaatataaaaaaaacttgcttTTAAATAACTCATACCATCATTAGGCTACGGCAAATTACTAATTCTGTTGAAACTGTGAAAAACGCTTTAAATGTCTCGAGAaaagaaatcaatcaatcaaaaaaaaaaaaaaaatcaatagctGTTTTGTTGAACAATATAATTTTGGTAAAATGCTACAGGCTATGTTTAGGCTACATACATTTCttctcatattttattatttgccaGGTAAGTTTTACAATTTATCTTGCCTAATCTTTGTAGGCTATAATATCATTTTCGCTCTCTCGTGTCAAACACGTAGGCCTACAATAATGTTACTTTGCCATTTTGTCAACAAATTGTAGTAGGATATCGCAATATGAATAACAGGATATTTTTCCTTTTGTAATTGAGTCACGTAGATTACACTCATGTGCATTAAAACACACGACTCTGCTCCCCTCTGCTTTCATCgaataaccttttttatttatttatttcaagaaaATTAAGTATTGTGTAGCTACATTTTTGCAATTAGGCCTTGGcctactttattttaaattaaacatccAGGCTACATTTAATATACGCATATTAAATGTAACCATTGAAGAAAACGAAATAAAATGTAACACGTTTTTTCGCTCTATTGCAAAAATGATTCAATAAAAGGCGAAAACTGATTAAAAACGGATTCAAGCGCATGGCTAAATGTAtgattttattcgttttttttttctttataataacTAGCTACCAACCTTAAACGTTTAACGAAGTGTCGCCTTAAAGACGACGATGA from Carassius carassius chromosome 29, fCarCar2.1, whole genome shotgun sequence harbors:
- the pcgf1 gene encoding polycomb group RING finger protein 1 isoform X1, yielding MAEQGPMAIAMRLRNQLQNVYQLDPLRNEEEVKIKIKDLNEHIVCYLCAGYFIDATTITECLHTFCKSCIVKYLQTSKYCPMCNIKIHETQPLLNLKLDRVMQDIVYKLVPGLQESEDKRIKEFYQSRGLERILQPSGEDSVPDNTGLPYTSFDHSKAHFYRYDEQVSLCLERQSSSFSGKDKNKLTLQQKFVRCSVRAEVRHLRKVLCHRLNVEKHQVQMLFNNESLPDHMTMKRLWLSHWFGKAQPLVLHYAIKDKRTR
- the pcgf1 gene encoding polycomb group RING finger protein 1 isoform X3, producing the protein MERETLMSVCASEEVKIKIKDLNEHIVCYLCAGYFIDATTITECLHTFCKSCIVKYLQTSKYCPMCNIKIHETQPLLNLKLDRVMQDIVYKLVPGLQESEDKRIKEFYQSRGLERILQPSGEDSVPDNTGLPYTSFDHSKAHFYRYDEQVSLCLERQSSSFSGKDKNKLTLQQKFVRCSVRAEVRHLRKVLCHRLNVEKHQVQMLFNNESLPDHMTMKRLWLSHWFGKAQPLVLHYAIKDKRTR
- the pcgf1 gene encoding polycomb group RING finger protein 1 isoform X2; amino-acid sequence: MAEQGPMAIAMRLRNQLQNVYQLDPLRNEEEVKIKIKDLNEHIVCYLCAGYFIDATTITECLHTFCKSCIVKYLQTSKYCPMCNIKIHETQPLLNLKLDRVMQDIVYKLVPGLQESEDKRIKEFYQSRGLERILQPSGEDSVPDNTGLPYTSFDHSKAHFYRYDEQVSLCLERQSSSFSGKDKNKLTLQKFVRCSVRAEVRHLRKVLCHRLNVEKHQVQMLFNNESLPDHMTMKRLWLSHWFGKAQPLVLHYAIKDKRTR